The Seriola aureovittata isolate HTS-2021-v1 ecotype China chromosome 7, ASM2101889v1, whole genome shotgun sequence genome includes the window TTACAAAAGTGGATCCAAATGTTCTGTGAGAGTTGGTGACATATATTTTTGTAGATATATATCTGTAGCCCATCCTGTTGTGGAAAAGTGCCAGATAATCCAATCAATCGCCACGGAGCCTGTCGTGGAGCTGGGAGACTCTCGGAGGGGGGGAAATAAAATTATTCAACGCTGGTTTTCTGAAGAACATTATGGACTTTTTGTTTAGAGCCTACTGCTGTTTGACTTATGGTAGAGGTCATACACTTTTAACCACATCACTGCACGCAGGCCAATTACTGAAGAGTTCAGCCAGTGAGCTGCACacatataacaataataataataataataataattaacaataataataataataataatctgtgttGATAACTAAATCCAGACCACAGTCCTCACAGAATAAATAACAGCTGAGTGGCCTGCAGTTTCCCAGCAGTGTTTGAATGCAGAGCGGCTCTGTGCTGCCTGGCTGACAGATGGGACTCGGGCGATGCTCACCCTCAGCTGGACTCCACTGGACTGGGGCTGCAGCCTTTACTGGCCTCCAGTTTACTCCATTAACGCAGCTCCTTTGACCCCCACTgcaccacccacccacccacacacccacccaccactGCTGGACGCACAATTTAGAGCTACAAAACTAAACGCCTCTGCCTCTGCTTTCCCTTTTAcgcacaggaaaaaaaatgtgttgagtTTGATACAAAAGTGGCAAATGGAAACCATTCGGCTATGCTCTCTCGTCTGAAGCCAGGTACCCTCCATcccctcccctcttttttttcgtCAAGTATGATTTCAATACACAATAGGGGCTACACCTTGAAACTGCGTCGACTGGAGTCACAGTGCTGGGCATGTATCCTCGGAGAACACAACACAGGCTTATGTTCCTTTAGCTCTGGGGAAGGAAAAAATGTCCTGTCCTCCCCTCActcattttccatttctcaGATATTCACTGCAGATATTGTGTAAGTACTCACTGCAATCTATTATACATAAAACACCCACTATATCGTTTCATAGTCCAGTGATTTATATATAACCTTGGGGataaataaaaaggataaaCAAGTCCTGGAGGAGCGGTCCAGCAGAGTTCATTGGACCGGGGTCTGGACCCCGTGGTGCGGCGGCGTGTCCCCGTACACATCCTCGCTCCCCGGCAGAGCTCCTCCGGGAGGGGTCATGCgtttctccttctgtctcctgTTACAAAACCAAACCCTCACCACTTCTTTCTCCAGGTGCAGACTGTCCGCCAAGCTGATTATTTCCGACGCTGCCGGTTTAGGGCACTTCAAAAAATGGCTCTCCAAAGCTCCCTTTACGCTTACCTCGATTGAAGTCcgttttttccttttcctcccctGCGCGGCGATTTTGTCCAGGCTGGTCGGGCTGCCCGAGGTGGAGTCCGCCTCCTCCAGCCACTTGTTCAACAGAGGCTTCAGCTTGCACATGTTTTTGAAGCTGAGCTGCAGGGCCTCAAACCTGCATATGGTGGTTTGGGAAAACACATTTCCGTACAGGGTCCCCAGGGCGAGTCCCACGTCCGCCTGCGTGAAGCCCAGCTTGATCCTCCGCTGTTTGAACTGCTTGGCGAACTGCTCCAGGTCGTCCGAAGTCGGCGTGTCCTCGTCCGAGTGGTCGTGGTGGCTCTGCGGCCGGTGCTGGTGCTGATGCTGGGACGGAGGGTGGCCGTGTTCGCTGAGGTGCGGGCTGTGGTGGTCGTCATGACTGTCTCTTAGGTTGTGGTGGTGCATCCCTTGCCCGCTGCTCGGGATCAGCCCGTTCACACTGAAGCCCGGCTGGGAGTAAATAAGGCTTTGGCCGTTCGTCGTCGCCATGCTTGGTATGTGCGCCGCGGTGGTGGTTCTCCATGCCCGGCCGTCGTGGTGGTTCCCGTGCGTCTGGTGCACCAGGTGGGGCGGCCGCGACTGGTGCTGAAGGTTGCTGCTGGAGTTGTGCATCTCGTCCCGGGCGCCCTGCACCGCGGGTTTGATGTCCTGCTCCGCGCCGAGCGGGCTGGAGGACCACGGGGCTCCCTCTCCGTGGGACAGCGCCGTGATCCACTGGTGTGCGTGGCTGAGCGTGTGGCTGTTGCTCTGCAGCGGGTAGTCGCTCTGCAACAGGCTCTGTGCGTCCCGGTACGCCGTGGCTTGCTGCATGCTGCCGGGCTCCGAGTGCACGATGGATGCGCTGGAGGTGAGGATGTTGTAGTGGTTAGACGCTGCGGTCGCCATGACTCTCGGAGCCGGACTGGTCGCTCTTATTAAAGGAACCTCGCATTTGACAGATCCTCTCCTGCCCACAGGCGGCTCCCAGGCGCTCTGCCAAGTCTACGCCGAGGCGCACCTGGACTCAGCCCCGCCCCCGCCCCTCATTGGACCTCAAAAGATGATGGACGTGGTTACCAAGGGCAACGGCGCGTTGATTGGCTGCGGGGAAGTCTCAACAAACACTACTCTCTTTGTTGGAGAGGTGTGAGTTGAGGCTCCCGTGGAAGCGGAGAGCCGGAGTGCAGCATGGG containing:
- the pou3f2b gene encoding POU domain, class 3, transcription factor 2, coding for MATAASNHYNILTSSASIVHSEPGSMQQATAYRDAQSLLQSDYPLQSNSHTLSHAHQWITALSHGEGAPWSSSPLGAEQDIKPAVQGARDEMHNSSSNLQHQSRPPHLVHQTHGNHHDGRAWRTTTAAHIPSMATTNGQSLIYSQPGFSVNGLIPSSGQGMHHHNLRDSHDDHHSPHLSEHGHPPSQHQHQHRPQSHHDHSDEDTPTSDDLEQFAKQFKQRRIKLGFTQADVGLALGTLYGNVFSQTTICRFEALQLSFKNMCKLKPLLNKWLEEADSTSGSPTSLDKIAAQGRKRKKRTSIEVSVKGALESHFLKCPKPAASEIISLADSLHLEKEVVRVWFCNRRQKEKRMTPPGGALPGSEDVYGDTPPHHGVQTPVQ